Proteins encoded within one genomic window of Theobroma cacao cultivar B97-61/B2 chromosome 7, Criollo_cocoa_genome_V2, whole genome shotgun sequence:
- the LOC18594061 gene encoding probable aminotransferase TAT2, translating to MENGTVLNHEMETASTITIKGILSLLMQNVDEKNGKRLISLGIGDPTVYSCFHTTHVAGEAVAEALQSEKFNGYSPTVGLPQTRRAIAEYLSCDLPYKLSSDDVFVTSGCTQAIDVALAMLGRPGANILLPRPGFPIYELCATFRRLEVRYFDLLPKKGWEVDLDSVEALADQNTVGLVIINPGNPCGNVYSYQHLKRIAETAEKLKIPVVADEVYGHLAFGDNPFVPMGLFGSIVPVLTLGSLSKRWIVPGWRLGWFVMSDPCGMFKNPKIIERIKKYFDILGGPATFIQAAVPCIIEQTDEVFFRKTINTLKQTSDICWDMIKEIPCISCPQKPQGSMAVMIKLNLSDLEDISDDIDFCFRLAKEESVIILPGTAVGLKNWLRITFAADPPSLKEALGRLKSFCERHTKILQIY from the exons ATGGAGAATGGAACGGTACTGAACCATGAAATGGAAACAGCTTCAACTATCACGATCAAAGGCATCCTTAGTTTGTTAATGCAAAACGTTGATGAAAAGAACGGGAAGAGGTTGATTTCTTTAGGTATCGGTGACCCTACTGTTTATTCTTGCTTTCATACTACTCATGTTGCCGGAGAAGCTGTTGCTGAAGCTCTTCAATCTGAGAAGTTCAATGGCTATTCACCCACTGTTGGCCTTCCCCAAACCAGAAG GGCAATTGCAGAATATCTGTCATGTGATCTTCCTTACAAGCTATCATCTGATGATGTCTTTGTCACATCTGGCTGCACACAAGCTATTGATGTAGCATTGGCAATGCTTGGACGACCAGGTGCAAACATCTTGCTTCCAAGGCCTGGATTCCCAATCTATGAACTCTGTGCTACCTTTAGACGTCTAGAAGTTCGGTACTTTGATCTTCTCCCCAAGAAAGGCTGGGAAGTTGATCTCGATTCGGTTGAAGCACTTGCAGATCAGAACACAGTTGGTTTAGTAATCATAAACCCTGGCAATCCTTGTGGCAATGTGTACTCCTACCAACATTTGAAAAGG ATTGCAGAAACTGCAGAGAAGCTTAAAATTCCTGTTGTTGCTGATGAAGTCTATGGGCACCTTGCTTTTGGGGACAACCCGTTTGTACCAATGGGACTTTTCGGATCAATTGTTCCGGTCCTAACTCTAGGGTCTCTATCAAAGAGATGGATAGTACCCGGATGGCGACTTGGTTGGTTCGTGATGAGTGACCCCTGTGGCATGTTTAAAAATCCTAAG ATTATCGAGCGTATAAAGaagtattttgatattttgggAGGACCTGCAACTTTTATTCAG GCAGCTGTTCCCTGTATCATTGAGCAAACTGATGAGGTTTTCTTCAGAAAAACTATTAACACACTGAAGCAGACCTCAGATATTTGTTGGGATATGATAAAGGAGATCCCTTGCATTAGTTGTCCCCAAAAGCCTCAGGGATCTATGGCTGTCATG ATTAAACTAAATCTTTCAGACCTGGAAGACATCAGCGATGATATTGACTTCTGTTTCAGGCTGGCCAAAGAAGAATCTGTTATCATTCTTCCTG GTACTGCAGTGGGGTTAAAGAATTGGCTTCGAATCACGTTTGCTGCTGATCCACCCTCTCTGAAAGAAGCGTTGGGCAGATTGAAGTCTTTCTGTGAAAGACATACCAAGATACTGCAGATATATTGA